ttttgcaaactcacacacatatagaacaTTTTTTATTATGTATATTGGAAATGCACAAACATAGCAAAACAGGTCAAGCTGTATCAGTGTGTATCAAGCATGACTGGTCTGATTGTCTTTGCAGAAGGGGAAGTCACTCTCTACCACTATGGCTGGAAGGACTGTGCCACCATCCTCTTCTatctcttcatcaccatcatcctGCACGCGGTGGTGCAGGAGTATGTGCTGGACGTGAGTACCCCACGGCCTCATGGGTGCACTGGAAAGGGGAAGTAGTAGtagcaggagggggaggaaggaagaaacCCATGGTTTCACTATGGCTTCTGCAAAAGCATCTTGCAGCAACTTAATAACCAGCTCACGGTTTGGTGTGGAAACACTTTAAACGGACCACATCATCTGcgtcagagtgagtgagacacgAGAGTCTAACTAGCCCTCATGAAATGGCCAAAGATTCGGTGCAGTCCTTGGTCATATAATCCATTATACCTTCTGTTGAATTTGGCAAAATTCTccttgttaggtgaaaattcaccctagttacctcaggactccggagctgcatataagtatatttattagacaaacaacaacaacaattgcaatcgggctcactcccagcacaaggctgaaagtgaagccatgataaacacatcgcacaaggtttatatagacagaagtttagtgttcagtagggataaccacgtggtggatctctgacgtccgaggctccctatattgcaTAGATgccagttttgcacaaggtcggaagaagcttatcacctctggtctaaacatgctcttgtacaaatgcagactaagtggcacctaatattctaagttacacacacgcagaaacacagaaaagccatgttcctataaggtaattaataatacaaggcacttgattattatattcttaagtcattaacagtgtttggaaatgatctccatcactcCTTGCATTCTTTGAGCTGTCAGCCCAGTGtatgtgctgggggggggggtcttgtttTCATccacagtcctggctctatTCATGGGAatcaaacaaagtggctcggaccaagtcatacactattccagccaatcaacaaagAAATAGGAGTATGTTTGAGCTCACCAGCCTATCGAAATACAAACAACCCTTTGCCAGGATTTAGGACTGCCTCTTTAGTTATTGGTGCCCtcttccattttgttttgtgcagtataaaaaaagacagaattTGAATTTCACGTACGACCCTGACAGCTGTGTGACTgatatttctcttttttaagTCATGGCTTCTGTCCTACTCCGTCCTAAATAGCATTAAATAACTGGAGGGGCAGGAAAGTGGCCACTAGGCATGTATAAACCGTACTGGCAAATGGGCCgattctgagtgtgagcgcattgtttactttattgagttagcAATTCActttgaagatgtgattgaggaagtctttgaaaggaagaagcttaAGTATGCAGAACTGGTTGCGGAAGTGCAGGAACGAggctggcaagcacacacaagaccagtggagatatgTGTtcgaggctttgtagctaaatcgaCCACAACGTTTCTGTTGAATTTTGGTTCACTCTAAGGAGCTTTAAAgaagttgtctgaggctgctgaaaaagcaagccagtggttatggctgaggcACTATTTGGGGACATATGAATGAACCTGTATTacgtgaagaagcctgttgttGCTAGATGTTCTGGAAGATGCCATGGTGGCATACTTTGACATACTTCTCAAGCTCTTCTGGATTTTGGCCTGCATCAACTGGGCATGGGTATAGCTACAGAGCCCATACTTAGAGCCACCTTAAACTATGGGGCATAAGTATGGTTGGAGATGACATACTTAGAGCCACCAGCAAATGGGCCAAAGTATAGCTGAAGAATGGGATTTGATCATGGTTGTTGTGGGGAAGTCTTTCAGTGATACTCGGGTGTGTCTTGAGGTGTGTCTCTTATTGTCTCTGATATTGGCATGTGTACTAACCCCTCGTGAGTATTGAGAGGGTGGttctgggatgccagacaccaccattgagccttctggaggtaaAGAGGGCCCAATTCAACGAAACATTGACAAAGGAAGATTCCCACTTGataaccccagtgaaatgcttaCGAAGgcgtctttgttgttgtttttttgctgttgttgttgttaagtattggTAAGTATtagtatgatggttgtagtgtacCCTGTTATGTTAaaatacttaggctaggttgttgggtatgaataCTTGCATGGGATAGTGAGAGGTTTGGAAtgtaacatattttcctgtgtataactaaaattcaAGTACCTACTGAATTACTATATTTAATTGACTAGAGTTTGTACTTTACACTTTTCCCCCACCAGAAAGTCAACAGGCGCCTGCACCTCTCAAAGAGCAAGAATACGAAATTCAACGAGTCGGGACAactctgtgtgttttacttaGTTTCCAGCATATGGAGTCTTTATGTCCTCGGCACGGTAGGCCTCAGCTCTGTCTCTCGTTCCACCAATAGGAAGAAGTCTTGTCTGTAAACATTAGTCTCtgatgctaaatgctaatgctaatactaaGACAACTGTATGTTATATCTGTGGGTTTTTAAGAAGTTAATTATTTTTTACATGAATTCAACTGTCCTATCTGGACTAAAATCACTTCCTTCTGGCAGAAACACGTTTACCCTCCCTCATGCTGTCCATGTTTGCAGTCACTGTAACAAGGCTGACATTCCCTCTTCATTTAACTggtttcattttttgtttttacttctCCAGGAGGGTTATCTGCTGCACCCCAGTAGTCTATGGGAGAATTATCCTCATGTATATCtgaggtaaagtgtgtgttttattccaaCATATTCtttacaaatgaaaacaaaactggCTTTTACTTCCTCCCAGAATAAATTGGGAAGGAATTTTCAAGCTCTGTATGTGGAATGTGTAGATATGGGTGTGATGAGAAGCCTATTCCTCTATTCATATCATTTGTGATTATGCATTAGAAGGAGGAGCTCAGTTGCAGTCAAACGATTAGAATCAAAGATGGCTGCTctcaaaagaaaaataaacaactgAGCTAGCATCACTGATGGGACATTATATTTAAATAAACATCTATATATAAAATGAATATATAATGAATAAATCAAATTTGAGCGGAGGGTGCTTGTCCATCTCCTTTGGCAGGTTTCAGGTGAAGTTCTTCTACCTCACCCAGCTGGCCTACTGGCTCCATTCCATCCCAGAGCTCTACTTCCAGAAGGTCCGCAAGGTAGGtacatggaggaggaggtggaggtggaggtggaggtggaggtggaggtggaggtggaggtggaggtggaggaggaggaggaggaggaggaggaggaggaggaggagaggagaggagaggagaggtagaataagaagaagaaggatgTGTGGTGCAACTTGGGGTTGTCATGCTAAATCAATATAGTGGTAGTATAGTATTTGAAATGGCCTGTAATGTTTACCTACAGTATATGAGTACAGACAAACACCTAAATAACCAATAAGAAGAATTTTTAGaggtggtgagggtgtgtgtgagggtggtgtAGTTATCATACTCTAAATTactctaaataaatatataattttgcgtgtgtgtgtgtttaggaggagATCCCTCGGCAACTCCAGTATATCGCACTATACCTGCTGCACATCATGGCCGCCTACCTGCTAAAGTGAGTGCAGCACCTGCTCTCCTGTCGACCGCAGGAATAATCTGACCGTAAACCTCAAAGCATACCAAACACCTTTGATGAGCTGTGCCCTGATGTGtcaatctccctccctctctgtctccctctctctctctctccctcgcctgTAGTCTGACCCGTGTGGGTCTGGTGCTGCTGTTCCTGCAGTATGTGTCTGAGCTGGGCTTTCACATCTCCAGACTCTTCTACTTCACAGACGAGAACCATCACAAGATGTAAGGCCATACGTGCTTGGATTTGTagctttttttgtcttcttttctgCAACACACTTATGCTTTATGACTGTTTACATCATGCTGTTGGCTTCAGACAAACCTGAACACATACGATGAAGGTCCCAACAGGCCGACGAGACTCTCTGTATGCATATGGTGTACTGTATAGATTTGTACCTGTTGGGAACATTGTAAGTCCTTTCAGCTGTaatcttcatgtgtgtgtgtttttgtgttttatagGTTTGATCTTTGGGCAGTAGGGTTTGTGTGCACACGGATGGTCACTCTAACACTTATGTTTCTGGCGGTGGGTTTTGGACTCTCCCGTGCTGAGGACCAGAACTTAGACTGGGAGGCGGGGAACTTCAACACAGTCTTTATCAGGTCTGGATCCAGTGCAGCCCCAATTAGGcagaacacaagcaaaacattatgcgctctccctctctccctcatacctGGCACAATTGCATGTGTTTCAGACAAAAACATCCTTCATTTTAATAagtgcttttgtttttattggctttctcaatctctttcttttacatgcgcacacacacttgagacAAGTGAAATGAAAGCAGTTTGGTAATCATTCAATAATGCTTTCCTGTAAGTGGTGTGTTGTAATAGCCTTTTGGCTGTCTTTTCAtggctgtctctcactctccctgtttCTGTTTAACTGTTCTCCTTTTCTCAAACTCTATGTCCTATTGTCCTGTCTCCTCACTCTTCCCTTCCTCCTATTCTTttattatttctctttttttcccactcactcactcactctctctctctctctctctctctctctctctctctctctgtgtgagtgagagtgagagtgagagtgaaagagaggtgtgtgtgtgaggaaatgaagacattgtgtgtatatacagtatatatatatacacacaatgtcttcatttcctcacacaccccttttgttctctctctatctctcacacacacatatacacacaatttcttcATTGCTCTCCTCGAAcaacccttctctccctctccctctcccccctcaggATGACTGTGTTGTTCCTGGTGTGCTTCACGCAGTCCTGGCTGCTGTGGAAGTTCATCCGCTTCCAGCTGCGACGCTGGAGAGAGTTCAGGCTGGAGCAGGCGGCCCGCAAGAGGGCGGCCACCAAACAGAACCCCTCGCGCTCTCTGAAGAGAGACTCCGGTACGCCAGTAGCCCCCTCCCACCTCAatgtacaatacacacacacacacacaatcacactcacatacaaaaatatactaACAACACACTTGTCTACACGCATAcagaacatatatacacacacacacacacacacacacacacacacacacacacacactacagttatATTCACTCTCCAAT
Above is a genomic segment from Clupea harengus chromosome 15, Ch_v2.0.2, whole genome shotgun sequence containing:
- the tram2 gene encoding translocating chain-associated membrane protein 2 — its product is MAFRRRNKSYAFFSQEFLIQNHADIVFSLVIFILIGLMFEATAKTAIVFIQPQYNISTLSSEGEVTLYHYGWKDCATILFYLFITIILHAVVQEYVLDKVNRRLHLSKSKNTKFNESGQLCVFYLVSSIWSLYVLGTEGYLLHPSSLWENYPHVYLRFQVKFFYLTQLAYWLHSIPELYFQKVRKEEIPRQLQYIALYLLHIMAAYLLNLTRVGLVLLFLQYVSELGFHISRLFYFTDENHHKMFDLWAVGFVCTRMVTLTLMFLAVGFGLSRAEDQNLDWEAGNFNTVFIRMTVLFLVCFTQSWLLWKFIRFQLRRWREFRLEQAARKRAATKQNPSRSLKRDSVGHHENGLVKAENGTSPRLKKIKAP